TGCTGCTGCCGCTGGTGCGCGAGAAGGTGAAGGTGCCGATTATCGCGGCGGGCGGGATCGTCGATGGGCGCACGATGGCGGCGGCATTTGCGCTGGGGGCGGAAGGCGTGCAGATGGGGACGCGGATGGTGTCGTCCGAGGAATCGCCGGTGCATCGGAATTGGAAAGAGGCGATCGTCGCGGCGGCGGAGACCGACACGGTTTTTCTGAATCAGTTTTCCAAGCCGGCGCTGCGGGCATTGCGGACGAATCGAACGTCGCGGCTCGAGCGCGAGCCCGGCCCTAATATGATGACGGAGTTCGGCACCGCGAAGGATCTTTATTTCGGCGGCGACATGGAAGCGAGTATCGCGCTCTCGGGGCAGGTCTGCGGGCGAATCGAATCGATCAAGCCGGTCGCGCAAATCATCCGCGAGACGGTGGACGAATTTTTCGCGACGGTGAGGAATCTATCGAACGCATACGCGAGTTGAGGCGAGTGCGAAGGTCGCTGAATCGAAGACTGGCGTGACTTTTCGGACCGCAAGCGGAATGCTATGCCATGAAGATCGCAAGGAGTCGCAAGCATGGCCAAACATGAAATAACGGAAGAGGATTTGCGCGGCCGAGTGGCCAAGCTGCTCGAAGAGGCGCATCCCGACCAGGTCGATCAGTTTACGTTTCGCGGCAAGCAGTACGATCTCGGGCTCGCGTGGGTGCATTTTCCGGAAGGCTACGGCGGTCTCGGAATCAGCCCCGGCATGCAGGCTGTGGTCATGGACGAGCTGCACAAGAATGCGAAGACCATGTACGACGACATGGCGATCAACGCGATCGGAATCGGCATGTGCGCGCCGACGGTGCTGACGCATGGCACGCAGTGGATGAAGGACAATCTGCTGCGCCGGATTTTCACCGGCGAGGATATCTGGTGCCAGCTCTTCAGCGAGCCGGGCGCCGGTTCCGACGTCGCGGGGCTTTCGACGCGGGCGGTGCGCGAGGGCGACTACTGGGTCGTTAACGGGCAGAAAGTCTGGACCAGCCTCGCGCATATGTCGAAGTGGGGGATGGTGCTCGTCCGATCGAATCCCGACGCGCCGAAGCACACGGGGATGTCGTACTTCCTGCTCGACATGCAGAGTCCGGGCGTCGAAGTTCGCCCGCTGCATCAGATCACCGGCGAAGCGGAGTTCAACGAAGTTTTCCTGAACGACGTGAAAATTCCCGCGGACCGGATGTTCGGCCGCGAAGGCGACGGATGGAAGGGTGCGATCACGACCCTGATGAACGAGCGCACGGCGATC
This genomic window from Candidatus Binatus sp. contains:
- a CDS encoding nitronate monooxygenase family protein, translating into MRFANRITEMLGVEYPIVQAPMGWIARAQLASAVSNAGGLGIIETSSGELDEIRTEIRKMRELTDKPFGVNIAQAFVRDPGIVKFVIDHKVRFVTTSAGDPGKYCAELKRAGLIVFHVIPTLKGALKAVEAGVDGLIVEGGEGGGFKNPQPVASMVLLPLVREKVKVPIIAAGGIVDGRTMAAAFALGAEGVQMGTRMVSSEESPVHRNWKEAIVAAAETDTVFLNQFSKPALRALRTNRTSRLEREPGPNMMTEFGTAKDLYFGGDMEASIALSGQVCGRIESIKPVAQIIRETVDEFFATVRNLSNAYAS
- a CDS encoding acyl-CoA dehydrogenase family protein — encoded protein: MAKHEITEEDLRGRVAKLLEEAHPDQVDQFTFRGKQYDLGLAWVHFPEGYGGLGISPGMQAVVMDELHKNAKTMYDDMAINAIGIGMCAPTVLTHGTQWMKDNLLRRIFTGEDIWCQLFSEPGAGSDVAGLSTRAVREGDYWVVNGQKVWTSLAHMSKWGMVLVRSNPDAPKHTGMSYFLLDMQSPGVEVRPLHQITGEAEFNEVFLNDVKIPADRMFGREGDGWKGAITTLMNERTAIGGAVSRPGGGAIGMLLDLWKARDRKRFTPESEIVLRDRVIKLYIESELLRMTVQRAKNGRKAGNPGPEGSVAKLAQAELNKRLWECAMDVIGADSLTYEAGYERRRPNFKSRETRLALAKYQFLRARANSIEGGTSEVMRNILGERVLGLPGEPRSDKDVPWKDIPRSA